One window of the Doryrhamphus excisus isolate RoL2022-K1 chromosome 10, RoL_Dexc_1.0, whole genome shotgun sequence genome contains the following:
- the stac3 gene encoding SH3 and cysteine-rich domain-containing protein 3 yields MDQEDDKNSVDIHDNPPAPDNVVREDGDTVYFIYEEEVEVEEKEPEPPPPVVRVNDKPHKFKDHYCKKPKFCDVCARMIVLNNKFALRCKNCKTNIHHSCQSYVEFQKCFGKIPPGFRRAYSSPLYGSDQPDPNNPNRNDPVFDTLRVGVIMANKERKKNENDKKNMLMMMEEEEDENQQPKENEDGGEGKPEEKKEKGGEKADEKTKGTFSQSHYYLALYRFKAIEKDDLDFHPGDRITVLDDSNEEWWRGKMGEKSGYFPTNYLIKVRASERVYKVTRSFVGNREMGQITLKKDQIVVKKGDEKGGYLKVSTGRKLGYFPFNLLQEITVT; encoded by the exons atgGACCA GGAGGATGACAAAAATTCTGTGGACATCCATGACAACCCTCCGGCCCCTGACAATGTGGTGAGGGAGGACGGCGATACG GTCTACTTCATATATGAAGAAGAAGTGGAGGTGGAGGAAAAGGAACCGGAACCTCCCCCACCTGTGGTCCGTGTCAATGACAAACCTCACAAGTTCAAGGACCACTACTGCAAGAAACCCAAGTTCTGTGACGTCTGCGCTCGCATGATCGTTT TGAACAACAAGTTTGCTCTGAGGTGTAAAAACTGCAAGACCAACATCCACCATTCATGTCAGTCCTATGTTGAGTTCCAGAAATGCTTTGGTAAAATA CCCCCCGGCTTCAGACGGGCCTACAGCTCTCCTCTGTATGGCAGTGACCAACCAGATCCAA ACAATCCCAACAGGAACGACCCTGTCTTTGACACACTGAGAGTGGGCGTCATCATGGCCAACAAGGAGcgcaaaaagaatgaaaatgacaaaaaaaat atgCTCAtgatgatggaggaggaggaagatgaaaaTCAACAGCCTAAAGAGAATGAGGATGGAGGAGAAG GGAAGCCtgaagaaaagaaggaaaaaggaGGAGAAAAAGCAGATGAAAAA ACCAAAGGAACCTTCTCCCAGTCACACTACTACCTGGCCCTCTACCGCTTCAAAGCCATAGAAAAGGATGATCTTGACTTTCA CCCTGGTGATCGCATCACAGTGCTGGATGACTCCAATGAAGAGTGGTGGAGG GGTAAAATGGGGGAGAAGAGTGGCTATTTCCCCACCAACTACCTCATTAAAGTGCGTGCCTCTGAGAGGGTTTACAAGGTGACGCGCTCTTTTGTCGGGAACAGAGAAATGGGACAAATCACACTGAAAAAAGATCAG ATTGTGGTGAAGAAAGGGGATGAGAAAGGTGGTTACTTGAAGGTCAGCACTGGACGCAAGCTGGGGTACTTCCCCTTTAATCTGCTACAAGAGATCACTGTgacctaa
- the mbd6 gene encoding mucin-2, which translates to MMGGSDTGSGDKEGAVTTAIHIPIGWQRRADGGQVVYVSPSGTSLSSLDEVKTYLLTDGTCKCGLECPLVIHKVFNFSVGVRVEQHKQPLGRAEQDMTKLCNHRRKVVAMAALCRSMQASQLPFTHLQQPEVSSGMDSWNPKRALGERDEEDRGVDHPKLRPAPARPQTGAHPNPCASPTSSHQFIYPYNGSSPGPHTGTNSPHSLDALRRIQHHPLPLSMPAASSTHPSFAAAQRSPRTPTPQGQRTPKTPETPASPRLRPLSSPPSSSPNSFVVGGRVAQSQGQHGVTSGGSPLSPSPILSPSVQNMNCVSPHQRSRHPSASPSPLSEQGVGCGAAAEGPTGSNLPQRKKSCSSSPHSPLPCRSPNPNPNLSKFKLEDILEHFKNSGSNSTNNHHLSPSPNLLTNRSSSSPHAPSLKPSKGTASPSTGPLGFALNAAGLPVGPFVNHHSHQGKLLPPTTSFPASSLLSAAAKAQLTSQVTLSQGQMSSPPPSLEFLTEAQQKQSTNVTNGTLQNSHLTLSTAATRPHYPSLAAASSVLFPSSQSLAQSLASTLPHLPPKAERNASHRKRQRRSPTVLSMIRDTQKLTNRPPRKTPPGDCIPATAMNLSSAAFPHSSSTSDSVTSEHHHPTSKLSAPRQTAHLSPPPPRQCQAVDVTTGLVPPHLAVAPPTQPLSAFLHLLSVQNAHASASNPVEGSEHTKMQRLSPGSVTPHFGVNNPPPSSPCRTNNTNTTLLVQKALSPPRTSVHFRSVHSQSEPVKSSSLQRHSPTSSVPSPSNLALHSRSPSRHMTPLDRHQPTENHISTPDSRVLSQEAMPTEMMVNNGTSTAELSPSQGSGVSVAPPTSPKPLDLSNHVLALLAASSTACQEDGSSSDHLADVVMSSQENLLPGSEESGFVVSKSLPSAKPLASTSPEAVVSSQLGEDSPDTPSALSDPTAALPLAEAFPFMNQEQLLQLLSSTGGLPSILDPAVLSSLHLEGLWLGGQNAQIPPPAAAVQTLSEQQPLLIQAEAQQHSQDPQQQKQQQQQMNGSPLFPLLPLLSSVQGDLPLNLLGLLNPIPPPVSTTGQEADLGLTEKPSLQALLMASLLLGQQQAPLLPLSGLGQLGQVSLEVPLQHPPQIPATLEGLTLDKTAGLLDPTALHGAGLLEVTQGLPLPPGAEGSIQALQSLLLPAALPPHPTTFLPLSPALLAAALNAADLSHTHLGPAQQTQNTQPQELSDAGVDTLIPLSLQGKDNPILQQLLPTLLNPAVLGDISSITGLHNMVGIGAGSILLPPVQTSSLGMPLLQGPDGTINLLNNVQLNLAPSSEEKSNPLQVAHSPAPHEDIPATQISPEGVASPARTPAQEPSQPSQRGSEGRAVIDPYTSFMDTIYNSFLQINAKEQEEGVHSGPSDPSSPFCALPPVSFPMEHDTLSTPAPTQHQASAPVSLSPRRACSLRNPDLSRLSLEAAAHSPAQGTPKPTEDGATSPLQRKPVMVEGHTHPEPPLPSIYLEEAKTDCTGPAAAVCPYAEAGVERQAGYLSPSDGCSRRPTGDCPGTLLHSEQGREQSGAVSGARRGRKRKQTLQNMLEDFRDVDATTALEDTKATTALLKPDTSARGRRRRGARSQRQ; encoded by the exons ATGATGGGAGGCAGTGACACAGGCAGTGGGGACAAGGAAGGGGCGGTCACCACTGCGATCCACATCCCCATTGGCTGGCAGAGGAGAGCGGATGGCGGCCAGGTGGTCTATGTCAG TCCCAGTGGCACTTCCCTGTCCTCCCTGGATGAGGTGAAGACCTATCTGTTGACTGATGGAACCTGTAAATGTGGTCTAGAGTGTCCACTTGTCATCCACAAG GTTTTCAACTTCTCCGTGGGAGTGAGGGTTGAGCAGCACAAGCAGCCTTTAGGCAGAGCAGAGCAGGACATGACCAAATTGTGCAACCATCGCAGGAAAGTGGTGGCAATGGCCGCCCTGTGTCGCAGTATGCAGGCGTCACAGCTGCCCTTTACCCACCTTCAACAGCCAG aggttAGCAGTGGAATGGACAGTTGGAATCCAAAGAGGGCTCTTGGTGAGCGTGACGAAGAGGACCGGGGCGTTGACCATCCCAAACTCCGTCCAGCTCCTGCTCGACCGCAGACTGGCGCACACCCGAACCCCTGCGCCAGCCCTACTTCCTCCCACCAGTTTATTTATCCTTACAATGGTTCCTCACCAGGTCCCCACACAGGCACAAACTCCCCGCATTCCCTGGATGCTTTGCGAAGGATTCAGCATCATCCCCTTCCTCTATCCATGCCCGCTGCCTCTTCCACCCACCCCTCATTTGCCGCTGCCCAAAGGTCACCACGCACTCCCACCCCTCAAGGTCAAAGAACGCCCAAAACCCCCGAAACCCCTGCTTCCCCTCGGCTAAGGCCTCTATCGTCACCTCCTTCATCATCACCTAATAGCTTTGTAGTAGGAGGAAGAGTAGCACAGAGTCAAGGTCAACATGGGGTCACAAGTggaggctctcctctctccccaTCTCCCATACTCTCTCCCTCTGTCCAGAACATGAATTGTGTGTCTCCACATCAGCGGTCCCGCCATCCTTCGGCCTCTCCTTCTCCTCTCTCTGAGCAGGGTGTAGGTTGTGGTGCAGCAGCAGAAGGACCGACGGGGAGTAATTTACCACAAAGGAAGAAGTCTTGCTCCTCCTCTCCTCACTCCCCTCTCCCTTGCCGGTCCCCGAATCCCAACCCTAACCTCTCCAAGTTCAAGCTGGAGGACATCTTGGAACATTTTAAGAACTCTGGCAGCAATAGCACTAATAACCACCACCTCTCTCCGAGCCCCAACTTACTGACCAACCGAAGCAGTAGCAGCCCTCATGCCCCCTCTCTGAAACCCTCAAAGGGCACAGCGAGTCCCAGCACAGGACCACTAGGTTTTGCCTTGAACGCTGCGGGGCTGCCCGTCGGGCCGTTTGTGAACCACCACAGCCACCAGGGCAAGCTTCTGCCGCCGACAACTTCCTTTCCTGCAAGTAGTCTCCTCTCGGCAGCTGCGAAGGCTCAGCTCACAAGCCAGGTGACCCTGAGCCAAGGTCAAATGAGCTCACCCCCGCCCTCCCTGGAATTCTTGACAGAAGCGCAGCAAAAACAGTCGACAAACGTAACAAACGGCACTTTACAGAACAGCCATCTTACCCTTTCCACCGCTGCCACGAGGCCTCATTATccttccctcgcagcagcctcTTCTGTCCTCTTCCCTTCGTCCCAATCCCTGGCCCAATCCCTGGCTTCTACCTTGCCGCACCTGCCTCCCAAAGCGGAGCGCAATGCATCGCACAGGAAGAGGCAGCGGCGATCTCCTACCGTGCTCAGCATGATCAGAGACACCCAGAAGCTGACCAACAGGCCACCGCGGAAAACCCCGCCAGGAGACTGCATCCCGGCTACCGCTATGAACCTGTCATCCGCGGCTTTCCCACACTCTTCCTCTACCTCGGATAGTGTCACGTCTGAGCACCATCATCCCACATCCAAGCTCTCGGCTCCCAGACAGACGGCGCATCTTTCCCCGCCTCCTCCACGACAATGCCAGGCTGTTGATGTCACTACAGGCCTGGTGCCACCCCACCTTGCTGTGGCTCCTCCAACCCAGCCCCTTTCTGCTTTCTTACACCTGCTCAGTGTACAGAATGCTCACGCCTCGGCTTCTAATCCTGTTGAAGGGAGTGAACACACTAAGATGCAGAGACTCTCACCCGGTTCTGTTACCCCTCATTTCGGTGTCAACAACCCCCCGCCTTCGTCGCCGTGCAGAACCAACAACACTAACACAACACTATTGGTTCAAAAGGCACTTTCTCCCCCTCGCACCTCTGTTCATTTCAGATCAGTGCATTCACAATCTGAGCCTGTGAAGTCTAGTTCTCTACAAAGACATTCTCCTACGTCCTCCGTGCCGTCGCCATCAAATTTAGCTTTACATAGCCGCAGCCCGTCTCGGCATATGACCCCATTAGACAGGCATCAACCAACCGAGAATCACATTTCCACACCTGACTCGCGGGTGCTTTCGCAGGAAGCAATGCCGACCGAGATGATGGTCAACAACGGCACATCCACAGCTGAATTGAGTCCCTCACAAGGCAGCGGCGTTTCTGTGGCACCGCCCACCTCGCCAAAGCCTCTTGATCTTAGCAACCACGTTCTGGCCCTTCTCGCAGCGTCGTCTACTGCATGCCAGGAGGACGGCAGCTCCTCTGATCATCTTGCAGATGTAGTGATGTCTTCCCAAGAAAATCTCCTACCGG GCTCGGAGGAGTCTGGATTTGTGGTCTCCAAGAGCCTCCCATCAGCAAAACCTCTGGCGTCCACCAGCCCAGAGGCCGTTGTCTCCTCTCAGCTCGGGGAAGACAGTCCCGACACCCCCTCGGCTCTGAGCGACCCGACTGCCGCTTTACCTCTGGCAGAGGCCTTCCCTTTCATGAACCAAGAACAACTGCTCCAGCTGTTGTCTTCCACAGGAGGCCTGCCATCCATCCTGGATCCTGCAGTCCTGTCTTCGTTACACCTCGAAGGGTTGTGGTTGGGTGGGCAAAACGCACAGAtacctcctcctgctgctgcagtGCAGACTCTTTCCGAGCAGCAGCCATTATTGATACAAGCAGAGGCGCAGCAGCACAGTCAGGATCCGCAGcaacagaagcagcagcagcagcagatgaaCGGCAGTCCTCTCTTTCCCTTGTTGCCCTTGTTAAGCAGCGTGCAAGGGGACTTACCTCTGAATCTATTGGGCCTTCTGAACCCAATCCCGCCTCCTGTTTCAACCACAGGACAGGAAGCTGATTTGGGTCTGACGGAGAAACCGAGCCTTCAGGCTCTGCTCATGGCCTCCTTGCTGCTCGGGCAGCAGCAGGCGCCATTGTTACCCCTCTCTGGACTCGGCCAGCTGGGTCAGGTCAGCTTGGAAGTTCctctccagcacccgccgcagATTCCCGCCACTTTGGAGGGCCTCACGCTAGACAAGACCGCCGGTCTTTTAGATCCAACAGCTCTGCACGGAGCGGGGCTTTTGGAGGTTACCCAGGGACTTCCCCTCCCTCCTGGAGCGGAAGGATCTATTCAAGCTCTGCAGTCTCTGCTCCTTCCTGCTGCTCTTCCTCCTCACCCAACTACCTTCTTGCCTCTTAGCCCCGCCCTCCTCGCAGCTGCTCTGAATGCAGCTGACCTATCCCATACTCATTTGGGGCCTGCACAGCAAACCCAAAATACCCAACCTCAG GAACTGTCTGATGCTGGTGTGGACACCCTCATCCCCCTTTCTCTCCAAGGCAAGGACAACCCCATTCTCCAGCAATTACTTCCCACTTTGCTCAACCCTGCCGTATTAG GAGACATTTCCTCCATCACGGGGCTCCATAACATGGTGGGCATCGGGGCTGGTTCAATCCTACTACCCCCGGTTCAGACCTCATCTTTGGGCATGCCTCTTCTCCAAGGCCCTGATGGAACCATCAACTTGCTCAACAACGTACAG CTAAACCTTGCACCCTCCTCTGAAGAAAAGTCCAACCCCTTGCAGGTAGCACACAGTCCCGCCCCTCACGAAGACATTCCAGCTACTCAGATCTCTCCTGAAGGGGTTGCCAGTCCTGCTCGGACGCCGGCCCAAGAACCTAGCCAACCTTCACAGCGGGGGTCCGAGGGCAGGGCGGTAATCGACCCCTATACCTCTTTTATGGACACAATTTACAACTCCTTCCTACAAATTAACGCGAAAGAGCAGGAAGAAGGGGTCCACTCTGGGCCATCTGACCCGTCGTCACCTTTCTGTGCCTTACCGCCCGTCTCCTTCCCCATGGAGCACGACACCCTCTCCACTCCGGCCCCCACTCAGCACCAGGCAAGTGCCCCCGTGTCCCTTAGTCCACGGCGGGCCTGCTCCCTGAGAAACCCTGACTTGTCACGACTCAGTTTAGAAGCGGCGGCCCACTCTCCGGCCCAGGGTACGCCCAAACCCACCGAGGATGGGGCCACGTCCCCTTTGCAAAGAAAACCAGTCATGGTGGAGGGACACACCCACCCGGAGCCACCTTTGCCATCCATATACTTGGAGGAGGCAAAGACGGACTGCACCGGGCCGGCTGCTGCAGTGTGCCCCTATGCTGAGGCAGGCGTGGAGAGGCAGGCGGGTTATCTGAGTCCCAGTGACGGTTGCAGTAGGAGGCCCACTGGGGACTGTCCTGGGACTTTGCTGCACAGTGAGCAGGGAAGG GAACAATCAGGAGCAGTGTCTGGAGCCCGACGAGGCAGAAAAAGGAAACAAAC GCTGCAGAATATGTTGGAAGACTTCAGAGACGTGGATGCCACCACGGCACTGGAGGACACGAAGGCAACG ACGGCCCTCTTGAAGCCCGACACGTCGGCCCGTGGCAGGCGGAGGCGAGGGGCAAGGTCTCAGAGGCAGTGA